A segment of the Actinomycetes bacterium genome:
CGCACTCGCGCGGGCGATGGAAGGGGGTCGGTGATGACGACGCCGACGACGCAGCCGTGGGACCTGGAGCGCGCGCTGGAGTCCGCCCTCGCCGCCGAGGCCGACGTGGCGGAGATCGACGTCCACGCGGCGGCCAGCCGGCTGGAGGAGCGTCTCGACCGATCACGCCGGACGGCGCGGGTCGTCCTGGCCGGCGCGGCTGCCGCCGCCGTCGTGCTCGTGGTGCTGCTCGTCCAGGGCGGTCCGGACGATCGGCGCAGCGCACCCCCGGCCGAGGACGACCGCCAGGGCGGGCAGGTGACCGCGGTGGTACCGCAGGGCGCCGGGCTCACCGACATCGGCCAGCCGGTCTACCGGGTCGGCAGCGACGGGCGCACCGCCTGGGTGACCGACCAGACCCAGCGGCTGACCGGCGTCGCGCTCGACGGCGGTGACATCACCACCCGGATCGAGCTGCCCGGCGAGGACGGCAGCGCGTTCGACGTCGAACCGGTCGGTGACCTGGTCTGGGTCAGCCTGCGACTGTCCAACCTGGTGGTCGCGGTGGACCCGCGCACCGGTGAGGTCGTGCACCAGGTCCGCACGACCGGCGACCGCGGGCCGTTCGGCATGGCCGTCGACGGCGGTGATCTCTGGTCGACCGCCGGCGCCACCCTGCTGCGGATCGACGCCGCCACCGGGGAGCTGCTCGACACCATCCAGCTGCCGCCGACCACCCGCGCCTACGACGTGGCCGTGGCCGGCGGCTCGGTGTGGGTCACCGACGTGGGTCCGCCGTTCCGCGTCCTGCGCTACCAGCCCGGGCGGGACCGGCTGGTGCCGACGCTGCTGCCCGCCTCCCCCGCCGGCATCGCCGCGACCGCCGACGCCGTCTGGGTCGCGATGGTGGCCCGCCCCGAGCTGCTGCGCGTCGACGCGGAGTCCGGGCTCGTCACGGACCGCGTCGAGCTGCCCGGCAACGGCCTCGCCGTCACGGCCACCGGCCCCTCGGTGTGGGTGGGGCTGCCGGAGATCGACCAGGTGGCCGAGGTCGACGCCAGGTCCCGACGGCTCGTGCGGCTGCTGCAGGTGGGGAGCTACCCGCCGTTCGCCCGGCAGTACGGCGACATGCTGCTCGTCACGAGCAACCTGGGGGGCGAGCTGGTCCGGGTGCCGCTCGGCGACTGACCGCCGGTTCGGTCAGACGGTGACGCCGAAGGCCTCGGTGAAGGCCTTCTTCGCGTAGGCGTTGCTGGCGTAGGCGAACCCGTTGTCGCCCCAGCCGGTGCCCCAGCTGTTGCGGATGATGAAGCCGGTCGAGGTGTAGCCCACCATCGCGACGGCGTGCCCACCCCGGGCGGTGGCCGGCTTGTACGTCGTCAGCTTGCCCTTGCTCGCCGTTGCGTTGTCCCAGGTGCTGTCGACGTCGAGCCGGGTCAGGATCGGCCCGTTCTGGGCCAGCCAGGTGCGCCAGTCGGTCGGGTCGGTGCCGAGGTTGAAGTACGCGGCGATCTTGAGCTGGGTCGACAGGGCGTAGAACGTGGCCACCTCCCCGGCGTAGAGCTTGCCGGACGCGAACGGCAGCACCGAGTCCTGCACGGCACCCCACTTGCGCGACACGTCCAACGCCGCCTTGAGCCAGGTGCCGTCGGACTCGATGAAGGTCGTGGGCTGGGCCACGAACTGGTCGGTCTCCTTCGCGGCCATCCAGATGAAGCGCGGTGAGAGACGCGGCGTCTTGGGCAGCCGGCCGGCCTGCACGAAGTGCCAGCGCAGCACGCCCTCGGCCGTGGCCCACCCGACGCACGAGCCGGTGTCCTTCTGGTCGCCGACCGTCCACCAGTCCTCGCGCAGGTCGCGGGACGCCGGGATCGCGCGGGCGGGCGCCCGCATCACCCCCGCGTCGGCGGCGTTGTGCATCCGCCAGTCGGTCTCGGTCCCGGGCGACGGCTGGCAGTTGAGCACCCGGCGCACCCCGCCGACCTCGGTGCTCGCAACGCCCGGCACGGGCTTCTCCTTGATCGCCACGGCGACCTCCTCCCCCATGCGGCGCGACCCGGCGCCGCTATGGTCGTGACGGTAGACGCAGGTCCGCCCCGCATGGGAAAGGGCGGGCAAAGCCGCGGCGGCGGCCGAGCACCGGGACGGGTCGTGGACGAGTCCGAACGAGCGGTCGA
Coding sequences within it:
- a CDS encoding C1 family peptidase: MAIKEKPVPGVASTEVGGVRRVLNCQPSPGTETDWRMHNAADAGVMRAPARAIPASRDLREDWWTVGDQKDTGSCVGWATAEGVLRWHFVQAGRLPKTPRLSPRFIWMAAKETDQFVAQPTTFIESDGTWLKAALDVSRKWGAVQDSVLPFASGKLYAGEVATFYALSTQLKIAAYFNLGTDPTDWRTWLAQNGPILTRLDVDSTWDNATASKGKLTTYKPATARGGHAVAMVGYTSTGFIIRNSWGTGWGDNGFAYASNAYAKKAFTEAFGVTV